The following coding sequences are from one Rattus rattus isolate New Zealand chromosome 11, Rrattus_CSIRO_v1, whole genome shotgun sequence window:
- the LOC116912585 gene encoding PRAME family member 8-like isoform X1 has translation MSGHTPPTLEKLARQTLLRNEAMAISCLGELPTMLFPALFKEAFDGKHINLIKEMVAAWPFPCLPVGALMKTPNGETMKALLDGVDMRLTRKFHPKRTKLQVLDLRNEHHNFWNIWTGAEDSSHSAENLEEKQVAKVFPRYALRRQRVKVIVELSIFSCLEEQQACFLKWAQERKGSLHFCCTKMTIWDLPVHVIREILNVFDPQHITEFELHNEWTLLELAHFAPYFGQMRNLRKVSLGPLKIISSNHNETGDREAMCIKKFISQFSKFNCLQHLSMFCCHFLRDHMNQVLRCLMTPLETLSVTCYIISQNDLNFFSCCQSLFHLKHLELIGVLLYGLDVMPLRGLLEKVADTLETLNLQWCGMKDSQLYALLPALKNCSQLTTVKFYSNKFSMPFLKDLLQHTSNWSKVNVEQYPAPLECYDDSSQVSVERFSQLCRELTDRHRAIRQPKNISFATEICYTCGKRCVYHNGPRLCCCWQ, from the exons ATGAGTGGCCATACCCCACCCACACTTGAGAAGCTGGCAAGGCAGACTCTGCTAAGAAATGAGGCCATGGCCATATCCTGTCTTGGGGAGCTGCCTACTATGCTCTTCCCAGCACTGTTCAAGGAGGCATTCGATGGCAAACACATCAACCTCATAAAGGAAATGGTGGCAGCTTGGCCTTTTCCCTGTCTACCTGTGGGGGCATTGATGAAGACACCTAATGGGGAAACCATGAAGGCTCTGCTAGATGGAGTAGACATGCGACTGACAAGAAAGTTTCACCCAAA GAGGACAAAACTACAGGTCCTCGATCTGAGAAATGAGCACCATAACTTCTGGAATATATGGACTGGAGCAGAGGACAGCAGCCATTCAGCAGAGAACTTGGAGGAAAAGCAAGTAGCGAAGGTCTTTCCCAGATATGCACTGAGGCGGCAACGTGTGAAAGTCATAGTTGAACTGTCCATCTTTTCTTGTCTCGAGGAACAACAAGCCTGCTTCTTAAAGTGGGCCCAGGAGAGAAAGGGCTCCCTACATTTCTGCTGTACAAAGATGACGATCTGGGATCTGCCGGTCCATGTTATCAGAGAGATCTTGAATGTTTTTGATCCACAGCATATCACAGAATTTGAACTGCATAATGAGTGGACACTGTTAGAGCTGGCACATTTTGCTCCCTACTTTGGACAGATGAGAAATCTCCGCAAAGTCTCCCTGGGACCCCTGAAGATAATCTCCTCTAATCACAAtgaaacaggagacagagaagccaTGTGTATCAAGAAGTTTATTTCTCAGTTCTCCAAGTTCAATTGTCTCCAGCATCTCAGTATGTTTTGCTGCCATTTTCTTAGAGATCACATGAATCAAGTCCTCAG GTGCCTGATGACGCCTTTGGAGACCCTCTCAGTTACTTGCTACATAATTTCACAGAACGACTTGAATTTCTTCTCCTGCTGTCAGAGCCTCTTTCACTTAAAACATCTGGAATTGATAGGAGTGCTCTTATATGGTTTAGATGTTATGCCCCTTAGAGGTCTCCTAGAGAAAGTGGCAGACACTCTTGAGACTCTGAATTTGCAGTGGTGTGGGATGAAGGACTCTCAGCTTTATGCCCTCCTACCTGCCCTCAAAAATTGCTCTCAGCTCACCACAGTCAAGTTCTACAGCAACAAGTTCTCCATGCCCTTTCTGAAGGATCTATTGCAGCACACATCCAACTGGAGCAAGGTGAATGTGGAACAATACCCTGCCCCTTTGGAGTGCTATGATGACTCCTCTCAAGTTTCTGTAGAAAGATTTTCCCAACTTTGTCGTGAGCTCACGGATAGACACAGGGCAATAAGGCAGCCCAAGAACATCTCGTTTGCTACAGAAATCTGTTATACATGTGGTAAGCGCTGTGTCTATCATAATGGGCCCAGGCTTTGTTGTTGCTGGCAGTAA
- the LOC116912585 gene encoding PRAME family member 8-like isoform X2 yields the protein MSGHTPPTLEKLARQTLLRNEAMAISCLGELPTMLFPALFKEAFDGKHINLIKEMVAAWPFPCLPVGALMKTPNGETMKALLDGVDMRLTRKFHPKTKLQVLDLRNEHHNFWNIWTGAEDSSHSAENLEEKQVAKVFPRYALRRQRVKVIVELSIFSCLEEQQACFLKWAQERKGSLHFCCTKMTIWDLPVHVIREILNVFDPQHITEFELHNEWTLLELAHFAPYFGQMRNLRKVSLGPLKIISSNHNETGDREAMCIKKFISQFSKFNCLQHLSMFCCHFLRDHMNQVLRCLMTPLETLSVTCYIISQNDLNFFSCCQSLFHLKHLELIGVLLYGLDVMPLRGLLEKVADTLETLNLQWCGMKDSQLYALLPALKNCSQLTTVKFYSNKFSMPFLKDLLQHTSNWSKVNVEQYPAPLECYDDSSQVSVERFSQLCRELTDRHRAIRQPKNISFATEICYTCGKRCVYHNGPRLCCCWQ from the exons ATGAGTGGCCATACCCCACCCACACTTGAGAAGCTGGCAAGGCAGACTCTGCTAAGAAATGAGGCCATGGCCATATCCTGTCTTGGGGAGCTGCCTACTATGCTCTTCCCAGCACTGTTCAAGGAGGCATTCGATGGCAAACACATCAACCTCATAAAGGAAATGGTGGCAGCTTGGCCTTTTCCCTGTCTACCTGTGGGGGCATTGATGAAGACACCTAATGGGGAAACCATGAAGGCTCTGCTAGATGGAGTAGACATGCGACTGACAAGAAAGTTTCACCCAAA GACAAAACTACAGGTCCTCGATCTGAGAAATGAGCACCATAACTTCTGGAATATATGGACTGGAGCAGAGGACAGCAGCCATTCAGCAGAGAACTTGGAGGAAAAGCAAGTAGCGAAGGTCTTTCCCAGATATGCACTGAGGCGGCAACGTGTGAAAGTCATAGTTGAACTGTCCATCTTTTCTTGTCTCGAGGAACAACAAGCCTGCTTCTTAAAGTGGGCCCAGGAGAGAAAGGGCTCCCTACATTTCTGCTGTACAAAGATGACGATCTGGGATCTGCCGGTCCATGTTATCAGAGAGATCTTGAATGTTTTTGATCCACAGCATATCACAGAATTTGAACTGCATAATGAGTGGACACTGTTAGAGCTGGCACATTTTGCTCCCTACTTTGGACAGATGAGAAATCTCCGCAAAGTCTCCCTGGGACCCCTGAAGATAATCTCCTCTAATCACAAtgaaacaggagacagagaagccaTGTGTATCAAGAAGTTTATTTCTCAGTTCTCCAAGTTCAATTGTCTCCAGCATCTCAGTATGTTTTGCTGCCATTTTCTTAGAGATCACATGAATCAAGTCCTCAG GTGCCTGATGACGCCTTTGGAGACCCTCTCAGTTACTTGCTACATAATTTCACAGAACGACTTGAATTTCTTCTCCTGCTGTCAGAGCCTCTTTCACTTAAAACATCTGGAATTGATAGGAGTGCTCTTATATGGTTTAGATGTTATGCCCCTTAGAGGTCTCCTAGAGAAAGTGGCAGACACTCTTGAGACTCTGAATTTGCAGTGGTGTGGGATGAAGGACTCTCAGCTTTATGCCCTCCTACCTGCCCTCAAAAATTGCTCTCAGCTCACCACAGTCAAGTTCTACAGCAACAAGTTCTCCATGCCCTTTCTGAAGGATCTATTGCAGCACACATCCAACTGGAGCAAGGTGAATGTGGAACAATACCCTGCCCCTTTGGAGTGCTATGATGACTCCTCTCAAGTTTCTGTAGAAAGATTTTCCCAACTTTGTCGTGAGCTCACGGATAGACACAGGGCAATAAGGCAGCCCAAGAACATCTCGTTTGCTACAGAAATCTGTTATACATGTGGTAAGCGCTGTGTCTATCATAATGGGCCCAGGCTTTGTTGTTGCTGGCAGTAA
- the LOC116912585 gene encoding PRAME family member 8-like isoform X3 has translation MSGHTPPTLEKLARQTLLRNEAMAISCLGELPTMLFPALFKEAFDGKHINLIKEMVAAWPFPCLPVGALMKTPNGETMKALLDGVDMRLTRKFHPKCLMTPLETLSVTCYIISQNDLNFFSCCQSLFHLKHLELIGVLLYGLDVMPLRGLLEKVADTLETLNLQWCGMKDSQLYALLPALKNCSQLTTVKFYSNKFSMPFLKDLLQHTSNWSKVNVEQYPAPLECYDDSSQVSVERFSQLCRELTDRHRAIRQPKNISFATEICYTCGKRCVYHNGPRLCCCWQ, from the exons ATGAGTGGCCATACCCCACCCACACTTGAGAAGCTGGCAAGGCAGACTCTGCTAAGAAATGAGGCCATGGCCATATCCTGTCTTGGGGAGCTGCCTACTATGCTCTTCCCAGCACTGTTCAAGGAGGCATTCGATGGCAAACACATCAACCTCATAAAGGAAATGGTGGCAGCTTGGCCTTTTCCCTGTCTACCTGTGGGGGCATTGATGAAGACACCTAATGGGGAAACCATGAAGGCTCTGCTAGATGGAGTAGACATGCGACTGACAAGAAAGTTTCACCCAAA GTGCCTGATGACGCCTTTGGAGACCCTCTCAGTTACTTGCTACATAATTTCACAGAACGACTTGAATTTCTTCTCCTGCTGTCAGAGCCTCTTTCACTTAAAACATCTGGAATTGATAGGAGTGCTCTTATATGGTTTAGATGTTATGCCCCTTAGAGGTCTCCTAGAGAAAGTGGCAGACACTCTTGAGACTCTGAATTTGCAGTGGTGTGGGATGAAGGACTCTCAGCTTTATGCCCTCCTACCTGCCCTCAAAAATTGCTCTCAGCTCACCACAGTCAAGTTCTACAGCAACAAGTTCTCCATGCCCTTTCTGAAGGATCTATTGCAGCACACATCCAACTGGAGCAAGGTGAATGTGGAACAATACCCTGCCCCTTTGGAGTGCTATGATGACTCCTCTCAAGTTTCTGTAGAAAGATTTTCCCAACTTTGTCGTGAGCTCACGGATAGACACAGGGCAATAAGGCAGCCCAAGAACATCTCGTTTGCTACAGAAATCTGTTATACATGTGGTAAGCGCTGTGTCTATCATAATGGGCCCAGGCTTTGTTGTTGCTGGCAGTAA